The following proteins are co-located in the Leucoraja erinacea ecotype New England chromosome 4, Leri_hhj_1, whole genome shotgun sequence genome:
- the bhlhe22 gene encoding class E basic helix-loop-helix protein 22, producing the protein MERSLHLNGPQEDRFRQTLSASAKRLESTFRPAAAIELSLPEPRSPMVCFEQADADPAHQQPGGEAGGGSGQYAEHQVNSCRESSGGDQSLDEDSDERCELMLGMQGGREQAKGAVGPTGKKNKEQRALRLSINARERRRMHDLNDALDELRSVIPYAHSPSVRKLSKIATLLLAKNYILMQAQALDEMRRLVSYLNQGQSLPAAALPSSAAALTPSLGAYEQAAAGGYPFTASGLVAATAAAASCPDKCATTAALYNTSSLCKQCSDKP; encoded by the coding sequence ATGGAAAGGAGCCTCCACCTCAATGGACCACAAGAGGATCGTTTTCGCCAAACTCTCAGCGCCTCGGCTAAAAGGCTGGAGAGTACTTTCCGCCCGGCTGCCGCTATCGAGCTATCTCTGCCCGAGCCCCGCTCGCCGATGGTGTGCTTCGAGCAAGCCGATGCCGACCCGGCGCATCAGCAGCCAGGGGGAGAGGCTGGAGGGGGCAGCGGACAGTACGCCGAGCACCAGGTCAACTCTTGCCGGGAGAGCAGCGGAGGCGACCAGAGCTTGGACGAGGACAGCGACGAGCGCTGCGAGCTGATGCTGGGCATGCAAGGAGGCCGTGAGCAGGCAAAAGGGGCCGTGGGGCCGACCGGCAAGAAGAACAAGGAGCAGCGAGCCCTGAGGCTCAGCATCAACGCCCGGGAGAGGAGGCGCATGCACGACTTAAACGACGCGCTGGACGAGCTGAGGTCGGTGATCCCTTACGCGCACAGCCCTTCAGTCAGGAAGCTCTCCAAGATCGCCACTCTGCTTCTGGCCAAGAACTACATCCTGATGCAGGCTCAGGCACTGGACGAGATGAGGAGGCTGGTGTCGTACCTCAACCAGGGCCAGAGCTTGCCGGCGGCAGCGCTACCGTCCTCCGCCGCCGCCCTAACCCCCAGCTTGGGTGCCTACGAGCAAGCGGCGGCTGGCGGATACCCATTCACCGCCAGCGGCTTAGTGGCAGCTACGGCGGCGGCAGCCAGCTGCCCCGACAAGTGCGCTACCACCGCGGCTCTTTACAACACGTCCAGTCTGTGCAAACAGTGCAGCGACAAGCCTTAA